A part of Brassica rapa cultivar Chiifu-401-42 chromosome A05, CAAS_Brap_v3.01, whole genome shotgun sequence genomic DNA contains:
- the LOC103867122 gene encoding putative Myb family transcription factor At1g14600 has product MIPNMEGSVKTTDREEEEEEEEEEGEGEESKVSSNTTVEAEVGKKTKVRPYVRSKVPRLRWTPDLHLRFVRAVERLGGQERATPKLVRQMMNIKGLSIAHVKSHLQMYRSKKMDDQGQAIADNRHFIESSTDRNIYKLSQLPMFRGYNTNHSHDSPFRYGSRFSNASLWNSSSHETNRSLIDRTGLIRGSSVNNNIHGSEYWTNNRSFQNTYSSSVSNHLPKLRHNHQERNNLATFNSIQGHSRTFEKFETGIEERTNHVYCTKTTGKRNASTSLDLDLSLKLRVPEETTLEETETATTDQTLSLSLCSWKKSRVIKTDEEDRTVKIGQASTLDLTL; this is encoded by the exons ATGATCCCAAATATGGAGGGAAGCGTGAAGACTACTGACagggaggaagaggaggaggaggaagaagaagaaggtgaaggagaagagagtaAGGTTTCAAGCAATACTACAGTAGAAGCTGAGGTTGGTAAGAAGACGAAGGTGAGGCCTTATGTGAGATCTAAAGTCCCTCGACTCCGGTGGACTCCTGATCTTCATCTCCGCTTTGTCCGTGCCGTCGAAAGACTTGGAGGTCAAGAAA GAGCAACTCCAAAATTGGTCCGACAGATGATGAACATCAAAGGGCTCAGTATTGCTCATGTCAAGAGCCATCTACAG ATGTACCGGAGCAAGAAGATGGATGATCAAGGTCAAG CCATAGCTGATAACAGACATTTCATCGAGAGTTCCACAGATcggaatatttataaattaagtCAGCTACCGATGTTCCGAGGCTATAACACTAATCATAGCCACGATTCTCCATTCAG ATACGGAAGTAGATTTTCAAATGCTTCATTGTGGAACTCTAGCTCCCATGAGACAAACCGGAGTTTGATAGATAGGACCGGTTTAATTCGCGGCTCGTCGGTTAACAATAACATCCATGGTAGTGAATATTGGACTAACAACAGGTCTTTCCAAAACACCTACTCTTCTTCAGTTTCTAATCACTTACCAAAGCTAAGACACAACCATCAAGAACGGAACAACTTAGCCACATTCAACAGCATTCAAGGACATTCAAGAACGTTTGAGAAGTTCGAGACCGGTATTGAAGAGAGGACCAATCATGTTTATTGCACCAAGACAACGGGCAAAAGAAACGCAAGTACCAGCCTCGATCTTGATCTCTCTCTTAAGCTAAGAGTACCCGAGGAGACAACTTTGGAAGAGACAGAAACAGCAACAACGGATCAAACGTTGTCGTTGTCGTTATGTTCATGGAAAAAGAGCCGAGTGATCAAGACGGATGAAGAGGATCGGACGGTTAAGATTGGACAGGCAAGTACTCTGGATCTGACTCTATGA
- the LOC103867117 gene encoding uncharacterized protein LOC103867117, whose amino-acid sequence MDTRQMLVIFSYVVLTHMTLGNIDEFDCVDIYKQPAFQHPLLKHHKIPEKFTSNESFDRKNKYKTNDQICPKGTVAILRQRSETESVHLDTIYQFGHHFALMDASSFETIYRGAQADISIHNLTLQNNQYSKSQIWLENGPIAELNSIQVGWAVHPRVYGDSATRLTIYWTGDGYKTGCYNTECPGFIIITRKPSIGSIFKQSSVYGDKPVTFTPQVIQSFFGNWVLYVDDEIIGYWPGELFTHLNKGASRVRFGGNTFMSPDGISPPMGNGYVPIYDYERSSSFLQVKLMNDKYQSIEAETQMGVADSKCFTLISRDYTNETGNSFSFGGPGGSCGV is encoded by the exons ATGGATACACGTCAAATGCTGGTTATATTTTCTTATGTGGTTCTCACGCATATGACCCTAGGAAACATTGAT GAGTTCGATTGTGTTGATATATACAAACAACCCGCTTTTCAACATCCATTGTTGAAACACCACAAGATTCCG GAAAAATTCACTTCAAATGAAAGTTttgatagaaaaaataaatataaaacaaatgatCAAATTTGTCCAAAAGGAACCGTGGCAATTTTAAGACAAAGAAGTGAAACTGAGAGCGTTCATCTCGACACAATCTATCAATTCGGCCACCAT TTTGCGTTGATGGATGCATCTTCGTTTGAAACCATCTATCGAGGAGCACAAGCTGATATAAGTATTCATAACTTAACTTTACAAAATAACCAATACAGTAAAAGTCAAATTTGGTTAGAGAATGGACCTATTGCCGAACTCAACAGCATACAAGTTGGCTGGGCG GTACATCCAAGAGTGTATGGAGACAGTGCTACACGATTGACTATATATTGGACT GGAGATGGCTATAAAACTGGATGCTATAATACAGAATGTCCTggatttattattattactcgAAAACCCTCGATTGGAAGCATTTTTAAACAATCCTCTGTGTATGGTGACAAACCAGTAACTTTCACACCACAAGTTATTCAG AGCTTTTTTGGAAACTGGGTACTGTACGTAGACGACGAAATAATTGGATATTGGCCCGGAGAGCTATTTACACACTTGAACAAAGGAGCTTCTCGGGTGCGTTTTGGAGGAAACACATTTATGTCTCCAGATGGGATTAGTCCTCCAATGGGAAATGGTTATGTTCCGATCTATGACTATGAAAGGAGTTCGAGTTTTCTTCAAGTGAAACTTATGAATGATAAGTATCAGAGCATCGAAGCTGAAACACAAATGGGGGTTGCAGATTCTAAGTGTTTTACACTAATAAGTCGGGATTACACCAATGAGACTGGAAATTCCTTTTCTTTTGGAGGACCAGGTGGAAGTTGTGgtgtttga
- the LOC103867121 gene encoding ethylene-overproduction protein 1: protein MQPNLFTTMRSLKLIEGCKATQVYPSSSPPPPPSTGLREKLLHHLQDHFRVNSTRSKPSHTHQNASVSSDSLLLPHGLPVSDLLEPHIDPSLRFVDSIEKLAEVHRRIENCPNLEKSEAFLEQCAIFRGLTDPKLFRRSLRSARQHAVDVHTKVVLSSWLRYERREDELIGTTSMDCCGRNLGCPNMSLVSGYDPESVYNRCLCSRSETNGGDCVSECSTCDVDYDMSFCIGDEEVRCVRYKIASLSRPFKVMLYGGFRETRLSAINFALNGVSVEGMRAAEAFSRIHKVEIFSVNIVLELLTLANRFCCDELKAACDSHLSRLVKDLDDALLLIEYGLEEAAYLLVAACVQVFLRELPSSMRNPNVVKIFCSVEGRERLGLVGHGSFVLYLFLSQIAMEDDMKSNTTVMMLECLVEYAVEAWQKQLACHQLGAVMLERKEYKDAERWFSSAVEAGHVYSLVGVARSKFKRGHRYSAYKIMNSLISDCSAATGWMHQERSLYCSGKEKLLDLDMATDLDPTLTFPYMFRAVSLSEESQFGAAVAELNKIMGFKVSPDCLEMRAWISIAMEDYEGALKDIRALLTLEPNFLMFNKKIHGDHMVELLRPLVQQWNQADCWMQLYDRWSSVDDIGSLAVVHHMLANDPGKSLLRFRQSLLLLRLNCQKAAMRSLRLARNHSKSEHERLVYEGWILYDTGHREEALAKAEESISIQRSFEAYFLKAYALADSALDPESSKYVIQLLEEALRCPSDGLRKGQALNNLGSVYVDCDKLDLAADCYTNALNIKHTRAHQGLARVYHLKHQRKWAYDEMTKLIEKARNNASAFEKRSEYCDREMAQSDLGMATLLDPLRTYPYRYRAAVLMDDHKETEAIEELSKALAFKPDLQLLHLRAAFYDSMGKSAEAIRDCEAALSLDPNHTDTIDLYNKAREPQP, encoded by the exons ATGCAGCCTAATCTCTTCACAACGATGCGAAGCTTGAAGCTTATCGAAGGATGCAAAGCCACGCAGGTCTACCCTTCTTCCTCTCCCCCTCCTCCTCCGTCCACCGGCCTCCGTGAAAAGCTATTACATCATCTCCAAGACCACTTTCGCGTAAACTCAACCCGATCCAAACCCTCACATACTCACCAAAACGCTTCCGTTTCGTCAGACTCTCTCCTCCTCCCTCACGGCCTCCCCGTCTCCGATCTCCTCGAGCCTCACATCGATCCTTCCCTCAGATTCGTAGATTCGATCGAGAAGCTCGCCGAAGTCCACCGCCGGATAGAGAACTGTCCAAACCTCGAAAAGTCCGAAGCTTTCTTAGAGCAATGCGCGATCTTCAGAGGCTTAACCGATCCGAAGCTTTTCCGGCGGAGTCTCCGGTCAGCTCGGCAGCACGCCGTCGACGTCCACACCAAAGTGGTTTTATCCTCTTGGCTTAGATACgagaggagagaagatgagCTTATTGGTACCACCTCGATGGATTGCTGTGGAAGAAATCTCGGATGCCCTAATATGTCTCTGGTCTCCGGGTACGACCCGGAGTCCGTTTACAATCGTTGCCTCTGTTCAAGATCAGAAACCAACGGTGGAGATTGTGTTTCGGAATGTTCAACGTGTGACGTGGATTATGATATGTCCTTTTGTATAGGTGATGAGGAGGTTCGTTGCGTGAGGTACAAGATTGCTTCCTTGTCTAGACCCTTTAAAGTAATGCTGTACGGCGGGTTTAGAGAGACTAGACTCAGCGCGATTAACTTCGCGCTGAACGGAGTCTCAGTGGAAGGGATGAGAGCTGCTGAGGCTTTCAGTAGAATTCATAAAGTTGAGATCTTTTCTGTTAATATAGTCTTGGAGCTGCTAACGTTGGCGAATAGGTTCTGCTGCGACGAGTTGAAAGCAGCTTGCGATTCGCATTTGTCTCGTCTTGTTAAGGACCTTGATGATGCGTTGTTGTTGATTGAGTATGGATTGGAGGAGGCTGCGTACCTTCTGGTGGCTGCTTGTGTTCAGGTGTTCCTCAGAGAGTTGCCTAGCTCGATGCGTAACCCGAACGTTGTGAAGATTTTTTGCAGCGTTGAAGGGCGTGAGAGACTGGGTTTAGTTGGGCACGGTTCGTTTGTGTTGTATCTTTTCTTAAGCCAGATCGCTATGGAGGATGATATGAAATCAAACACAACGGTAATGATGTTAGAATGTTTAGTTGAGTATGCGGTTGAGGCGTGGCAGAAGCAGCTCGCTTGTCACCAGTTAGGTGCTGTGATGCTCGAGAGGAAAGAGTATAAAGACGCGGAGAGATGGTTTAGCTCCGCGGTCGAGGCGGGTCATGTTTACTCTCTCGTTGGTGTAGCAAGGTCTAAGTTTAAGCGCGGACATCGCTACTCGGCTTATAAGATCATGAACTCGCTGATCTCGGATTGTTCAGCTGCTACTGGTTGGATGCATCAGGAGAGGTCCTTGTACTGCAGCGGTAAAGAGAAGCTGCTGGATTTGGACATGGCCACTGATTTGGACCCAACTTTGACTTTCCCTTACATGTTCAGGGCGGTCTCATTGTCCGAGGAGAGTCAGTTCGGTGCTGCGGTCGCGGAGCTGAACAAGATCATGGGGTTTAAGGTCTCTCCTGACTGCTTAGAGATGCGAGCGTGGATCTCTATAGCTATGGAGGACTATGAGGGTGCTTTGAAAGATATAAGAGCGCTTTTGACGTTGGAGCCGAACTTCTTGATGTTTAACAAGAAGATTCATGGTGATCATATGGTGGAGCTACTCCGCCCGCTGGTACAGCAATGGAACCAGGCTGATTGCTGGATGCAGCTATATGATCGTTGGTCATCTGTTGATGATATTGGTTCTCTTGCTGTTGTTCATCATATGTTGGCTAATGATCCGGGGAAGAGCCTTTTGCGTTTCAGACagtctcttcttcttttaag GTTAAATTGTCAAAAGGCAGCAATGCGTAGCCTTAGACTAGCACGAAACCATTCAAAGTCAGAGCATGAGAGACTTGTCTATGAAGGATGGATACTGTATGACACAGGCCACCGTGAAGAAGCCCTTGCCAAGGCTGAGGAATCTATTTCCATACAAAGATCCTTCGAAGCATATTTCCTCAAAGCTTACGCTCTTGCAGACTCCGCGCTCGACCCTGAGTCCTCAAAGTACGTGATCCAGCTCCTTGAAGAAGCACTTCGTTGTCCATCAGATGGTCTTCGTAAGGGACAA gctTTGAACAACTTGGGAAGTGTGTATGTTGACTGTGATAAGCTGGATCTTGCAGCTGATTGCTACACGAACGCGCTAAACATCAAGCACACAAGAGCTCACCAAGGGCTAGCTCGTGTGTACCATCTGAAACACCAAAGGAAATGGGCTTACGATGAGATGACGAAGCTGATAGAGAAAGCTCGGAACAATGCATCTGCCTTTGAGAAGCGGTCAGAGTATTGTGACCGAGAGATGGCACAGAGCGACCTAGGGATGGCCACACTGCTAGATCCTCTGAGAACGTACCCGTACAGATACAGAGCCGCAG TTCTAATGGATGACCATAAAGAAACCGAAGCCATTGAGGAGCTGTCGAAAGCCTTAGCCTTTAAACCTGACCTTCAACTGTTACATCTACGGGCAGCATTCTATGATTCAATGGGTAAATCCGCAGAGGCTATCAGAGACTGTGAAGCAGCTCTGAGTCTTGATCCCAACCACACAGATACCATCGACCTCTATAACAAAGCACGCGAACCACAACCATAG
- the LOC103867118 gene encoding LOW QUALITY PROTEIN: uncharacterized protein LOC103867118 (The sequence of the model RefSeq protein was modified relative to this genomic sequence to represent the inferred CDS: inserted 1 base in 1 codon) has product FFLYSSILQEFDCVDIYKQPAFQHPLLKHHKIPEKFTSNESFDRKNKYKTNDQSCPKGTVEILRQRSETESLHLDTVDQFGHHFAAMDAFADESNYRGAQADISIHNLTLQNNQYSKSQIWLENGPPGELGWAVHPRVYGDSATRLTIYWTGDGYKTGCYNTECPGFIIITRKPSVGSIFKQSSVYGDKPVTFTPQVVQGFGNWALTIDDEIIGYWPGELFTHLNKGASRVRFGGNTFISPDGISPPMGNGYFPIDDYSRCSNFXHVKLTNDKYQSIEAEPTIGIADSYCFKLIDRDYTNETGKSFSFGGPGGSCGV; this is encoded by the exons ttttttttgtattcatcAATTTTACAGGAATTTGATTGTGTTGATATATACAAACAACCCGCTTTTCAACATCCACTGTTGAAACACCACAAGATTCCG GAAAAATTCACTTCAAATGAAAGTTttgatagaaaaaataaatataaaacaaatgatCAAAGTTGTCCAAAAGGAACCGTGGAAATCTTAAGACAAAGAAGTGAAACTGAGAGCCTTCATCTCGACACAGTCGATCAATTCGGCCACCAT TTTGCGGCAATGGACGCATTTGCGGATGAAAGCAACTATCGAGGAGCACAAGCAGATATAAGTATTCATAACCTAACTTTACAAAATAACCAATACAGTAAAAGTCAAATTTGGTTAGAGAATGGACCTCCTGGCGAACTTGGCTGGGCA GTGCATCCAAGAGTGTACGGAGACAGTGCCACCCGATTGACTATATATTGGACC GGAGATGGCTATAAAACTGGATGCTATAATACAGAATGTCCTggatttattattattactcgAAAACCCTCGGTTGGAAGCATTTTTAAACAATCCTCTGTGTATGGTGACAAGCCAGTAACTTTCACACCACAAGTTGTTCAG GGCTTTGGAAACTGGGCACTGACAATAGACGACGAAATAATTGGATATTGGCCCGGAGAGCTATTTACACACTTGAACAAAGGAGCTTCTCGGGTGCGTTTTGGAGGAAACACATTTATATCTCCAGATGGGATTAGTCCTCCAATGGGAAATGGTTATTTTCCGATCGATGACTATTCAAGGTGTTCGAATT TTCATGTGAAACTTACGAATGATAAGTATCAGAGCATCGAAGCTGAACCAACAATAGGGATTGCAGATTCTTATTGTTTTAAGCTAATAGATCGGGATTACACCAATGAGACTGGAAAGTCCTTTTCTTTTGGAGGACCAGGTGGAAGTTGTGGTGtttga
- the LOC103867124 gene encoding ammonium transporter 2, with product MAGAYDASLPGVPDWLNKGDNAWQLTSATLVGLQSMPGLVILYASIVKKKWAVNSAFMALYAFAAVLLCWVLLCYKMAFGDELLPFWGRGGPAFDQGYLKGQAKIPETVRKFGNGTTEKEATMPYFPMATLVYFQFTFAAITTILVAGSVLGRMNIKAWMAFVPLWLIFSYTVGAYSLWGGGFLYHWGVIDYSGGYVIHLSSGVAGFVAAYWVGPRPQADRERFPPNNVLLMLAGAGLLWMGWSGFNGGAPYAANLTSSIAVLNTNLSAATSLLVWTCLDVIFFGKPSVIGAIQGMVTGLAGVTPGAGLIQTWAAIIIGIFSGSIPWASMMIIHKKSTLLQQVDDTLAVFYTHAVAGVLGGLLTGLFAHPDLCVLLLPVPNTNGAFYGGNGGKQFLKQLVGAAFITVWNVVSTTLILLAIKIFIPLRMAEEELGIGDDAAHGEEAYALWGDGEKFDATRHETQMQQFERDQEAAHPSYVHGARGVTIVL from the exons ATGGCCGGCGCTTACGATGCGAGCTTGCCGGGGGTTCCTGATTGGCTCAACAAAGGAGACAACGCGTGGCAGCTCACGTCGGCGACTCTGGTCGGTCTACAAAGCATGCCAGGTCTCGTCATCCTCTACGCCTCCATTGTCAAGAAGAAATGGGCCGTGAATTCCGCTTTTATGGCTCTTTATGCCTTCGCCGCCGTTCTCCTCTGCTGGGTCCTCCTCTGTTACAAAATGGCTTTCGGTGATGAGCTTCTCCCTTTCTGGGGTAGAGGTGGCCCCGCCTTCGACCAAGGCTATCTCAAGGGACAAGCCAAG attCCAGAAACTGTCAGGAAGTTTGGGAACGGTACGACGGAGAAAGAAGCGACGATGCCTTATTTTCCGATGGCGACTTTGGTGTACTTTCAGTTTACTTTTGCGGCGATAACGACAATACTTGTGGCCGGCTCGGTGTTGGGGAGGATGAATATTAAAGCGTGGATGGCTTTTGTGCCATTGTGGTTGATATTTAGCTACACGGTCGGAGCTTATAGTCTATGGGGCGGTGGGTTTCTGTACCATTGGGGTGTCATTGATTACTCCGGCGGATATGTTATTCATCTCTCCTCCGGTGTTGCCGGCTTCGTCGCCGCTTACTGG GTGGGACCCCGGCCTCAGGCTGACAGAGAGAGATTTCCACCGAACAATGTTCTTCTAATGCTTGCCGGAGCTGGACTTTTATGGATGGGATGGTCTGGTTTTAACGGCGGAGCTCCTTACGCCGCCAACTTAACCTCCTCAATCGCGGTGCTCAACACCAATCTCTCTGCCGCCACAAGCCTCCTCGTATGGACCTGCCTCGATGTTATTTTCTTCGGCAAACCTTCAGTTATAGGAGCCATTCAAGGCATGGTTACTGGCCTCGCTGGAGTCACTCCCGGAGCAG GGTTGATCCAAACATGGGCGGCCATAATAATTGGAATATTCTCAGGATCAATTCCGTGGGCTTCTATGATGATCATTCACAAGAAATCTACACTCCTCCAACAA GTAGATGATACATTAGCGGTATTCTACACACACGCAGTAGCCGGAGTACTAGGTGGATTACTGACAGGCTTGTTTGCACATCCTGATCTCTGCGTCTTGTTACTTCCTGTCCCAAACACCAACGGAGCTTTCTACGGCGGCAATGGCGGCAAACAGTTTCTGAAACAGTTGGTCGGAGCTGCCTTCATTACTGTCTGGAATGTAGTGTCGACGACTCTCATACTCCTTGCTATAAAGATTTTCATACCGTTGAGAATGGCTGAGGAAGAGCTTGGGATTGGAGACGATGCTGCTCATGGAGAAGAAGCTTATGCTCTTTGGGGAGATGGAGAGAAGTTCGATGCCACGAGGCATGAAACGCAGATGCAACAGTTTGAGAGAGATCAAGAAGCTGCTCATCCTTCTTATGTTCATGGTGCTAGAGGTGTCActattgttttataa